A region of Arabidopsis thaliana chromosome 5, partial sequence DNA encodes the following proteins:
- a CDS encoding uncharacterized protein (unknown protein; FUNCTIONS IN: molecular_function unknown; INVOLVED IN: biological_process unknown; LOCATED IN: chloroplast; EXPRESSED IN: 22 plant structures; EXPRESSED DURING: 13 growth stages; Has 30201 Blast hits to 17322 proteins in 780 species: Archae - 12; Bacteria - 1396; Metazoa - 17338; Fungi - 3422; Plants - 5037; Viruses - 0; Other Eukaryotes - 2996 (source: NCBI BLink).): MSLSLPSRYALFSGSTPVRISRRSNLCFAVSAARASRRDSISFPQPIFLRHVISTQSNFEIDRNYRAHASSIGSFEDSSSSNLLEDASSDGFDLGSFVSFAEALCILSSAVISVVLAVNYVVVGEIGKKVLSLGFVGLVGSVATGSWLRRRQWMRICKGARESEGTNLIRRLEKLEKDLKSSTSIVRVLSRHLEKLGIRFRVTRKALKEPISETAALAQKNSEATRVLVAQQEILEKELGEIQKVLLAMQEQQRKQLELILTIAKSSKLFESSTSSKQSPSEQRKNKAEEPSTPKQILVQ; this comes from the exons ATGTCCTTATCGCTTCCTTCTCGATACGCTCTCTTCTCCGGCTCGACTCCTGTTCGCATCAGCAGGAGGAGCAACCTCTGCTTCGCCGTCTCCGCCGCACGAGCTTCTCGCCGGGATTCTATATCATTCCCCCAGCCTATCTTCCTCCGCCACGTCATCTCTACCCAGTCGAATTTCGAGATCGATCGAAATTATAGAGCTCATGCGTCTTCTATCGGATCATTCGAGGATAGCTCTTCTTCTAACTTACTAGAAGACGCCAGTTCCGATGGTTTCGATTTGGGCAGCTTTGTTTCTTTCGCGGAAGCGCTTTGTATTTTATCATCCGCCGTGATTTCAGTGGTTCTCGCGGTGAATTACGTGGTGGTTGGTGAAATTGGGAAAAAGGTTTTGTCTTTAGGTTTCGTTGGATTGGTTGGCTCAGTCGCCACTGGTTCTTGGCTTAGACGACGACAATGGATGAGGATTTGCAAAGGCGCGAGAGAAAGTGAGGGGACTAATCTAATTCGAAGGTTGGAGAAACTTGAAAAGGATTTAAAAAGTTCGACTTCTATTGTTAGAGTTCTTTCTAGGCATCTGGAGAAGCTGGGAATTCGGTTTCGGGTCACACGAAAAGCTCTAAAGGAACCCATTTCTGAG ACTGCAGCTTTAGCTCAAAAGAATTCTGAGGCTACGAGGGTATTAGTTGCACAGCAAGAGATTCTAGAGAAGGAGCTTGGCGAAATTCAAAAGGTGCTGCTTGCTATGCAG GAACAACAGCGAAAGCAACTCGAGCTTATCCTTACAATCGCAAAGAGCAGCAAGCTGTTTGAGAGCAGTACTAGTAGCAAGCAATCCCCTAGTGAACAACGGAAAAATAAAGCAGAGGAACCCTCAACACCCAAACAGATACTCGTTCAATAA
- a CDS encoding RNA-binding (RRM/RBD/RNP motifs) family protein (RNA-binding (RRM/RBD/RNP motifs) family protein; FUNCTIONS IN: RNA binding, nucleotide binding, nucleic acid binding; INVOLVED IN: biological_process unknown; LOCATED IN: cellular_component unknown; EXPRESSED IN: 23 plant structures; EXPRESSED DURING: 13 growth stages; CONTAINS InterPro DOMAIN/s: RNA recognition motif, RNP-1 (InterPro:IPR000504), Nucleotide-binding, alpha-beta plait (InterPro:IPR012677); BEST Arabidopsis thaliana protein match is: RNA-binding (RRM/RBD/RNP motifs) family protein (TAIR:AT5G10350.1); Has 1807 Blast hits to 1807 proteins in 277 species: Archae - 0; Bacteria - 0; Metazoa - 736; Fungi - 347; Plants - 385; Viruses - 0; Other Eukaryotes - 339 (source: NCBI BLink).) — MEEEEHEVYGGEIPDVGEMDGDMEALNPDLDMAAADDDAVKELDEMKKRLKEMEDEAAALREMQAKVEKEMGAQDPASIAANQAGKEEVDARSVFVGNVDYACTPEEVQQHFQTCGTVHRVTILTDKFGQPKGFAYVEFVEVEAVQEALQLNESELHGRQLKVLQKRTNVPGLKQFRGRRFNPYMGYRFRRPFMSPYMYSPYGYGKAPRFRRPMRYMPYQ, encoded by the exons ATGGAGGAAGAGGAGCACGAGGTTTACGGTGGTGAAATTCCAGACGTCGGAGAGATGGATGGAGATATGGAGGCTCTCAACCCCGATTTGGATATGGCtgctgctgatgatgatgCGGTTAAG GAGTTGGATGAAATGAAGAAACGATTGAAAGAGATGGAGGACGAAGCTGCTGCTCTGCGTGAGATGCAGGCTAAGGTCGAGAAGGAAATGGGAGCTCAAG ATCCTGCTAGTATTGCAGCGAATCAAGCAGGCAAGGAGGAGGTTGATGCTCGATCAGTTTTTGTTGGCAAT GTTGATTACGCTTGCACACCTGAAGAAGTTCAGCAGCATTTCCAAACATGCGGCACTGTCCATCGGGTGACCATTCTGACAGACAAATTCGGGCAGCCAAAGGGATTTGCATATGTAGAATTCGTCGAAGTGGAAGCTGTTCAAGAGGCTCTACAACTGAATGAATCAGAGCTACATGGTCGTCAATTAAAG GTCTTGCAGAAGAGAACAAACGTTCCTGGATTGAAACAGTTCCGTGGTAGACGATTCAATCCATACATGGGTTACCGGTTCCGCAGACCTTTCATGTCTCCTTATATGTATTCCCCATATGGATACGG aaaaGCTCCTAGGTTTAGAAGGCCTATGCGTTACATGCCGTACCAATAA
- the RABA4a gene encoding RAB GTPase homolog A4A (RAB GTPase homolog A4A (RABA4a); FUNCTIONS IN: GTP binding; INVOLVED IN: protein transport, small GTPase mediated signal transduction; LOCATED IN: plasma membrane, membrane; EXPRESSED IN: 24 plant structures; EXPRESSED DURING: 13 growth stages; CONTAINS InterPro DOMAIN/s: Ras GTPase (InterPro:IPR001806), Small GTP-binding protein (InterPro:IPR005225), Small GTPase (InterPro:IPR020851), Ras (InterPro:IPR013753), Ras small GTPase, Rab type (InterPro:IPR003579), Rab11-related (InterPro:IPR015595); BEST Arabidopsis thaliana protein match is: RAB GTPase homolog A4B (TAIR:AT4G39990.1); Has 1807 Blast hits to 1807 proteins in 277 species: Archae - 0; Bacteria - 0; Metazoa - 736; Fungi - 347; Plants - 385; Viruses - 0; Other Eukaryotes - 339 (source: NCBI BLink).), whose translation MTSGGGYGDPSQKIDYVFKVVLIGDSAVGKSQILARYARDEFSLDSKATIGVEFQTRTLVIDHKSVKAQIWDTAGQERYRAVTSAYYRGAVGAMLVYDITRRQTFDHIPRWLEELRAHADKNIVIILIGNKSDLVDQRAIPTEDAKEFAEKEGLFFLETSAFNATNVESAFSTVLTEIFNIVNKKSLAASEDQENGNPGSLAGKKIDIVPGPGQVIPNKSNMCCNS comes from the exons atgactagTGGAGGAGGATACGGAGATCCGTCGCAGAAGATTGATTATGTGTTCAAAGTGGTGTTGATCGGCGATTCCGCGGTTGGGAAATCACAGATACTGGCTCGTTATGCTAGAGACGAATTCAGTTTGGATTCTAAGGCCACCATCGGCGTTGAGTTTCAGACTCGGACGCTTGTTATCGATCACAAGAGTGTTAAGGCTCAGATCTGGGATACCGCCGGCCAAGAACG ATACAGAGCAGTAACAAGTGCATATTACCGAGGAGCGGTTGGGGCGATGTTGGTGTATGACATAACCAGACGCCAAACCTTTGACCATATCCCAAGATGGTTAGAAGAACTACGTGCTCATGCAGATAAGAACATTGTGATAATCCTTATTGGGAACAAGTCAGATCTTGTGGATCAACGAGCTATACCGACAGAAGATGCGAAAGAATTTGCGGAGAAAGaaggtttgttcttcttggagACATCTGCATTTAACGCAACCAATGTTGAGAGCGCTTTCTCCACGGTTTTGACTGAGATCTTCAACATTGTGAACAAGAAAAGTCTGGCTGCGAGTGAAGATCAAGAGAATGGTAATCCCGGGTCGCTTGCTGGTAAGAAGATTGATATT